Within Synergistaceae bacterium, the genomic segment CGGGAAGGAAGGGAGAACGTTCTTTCGAAAGAACAAACAGGGGAATCAGGTCTCCGGCTTCGATAAGAGCTTTGTTTTCCGATATGGTGGCCAGCAGCGTTTCCACATGGCCGCCCAGCAGAGCCGCCCGGGATTTTGTGGAACTGTCAAAAGAGACGTAGTTCACTTTGATTCCCGCAATATCCTGAATAATCAGGGCCGATGTGTACATGGTGCTCATGCCGGCGGAGGCCAGACGCAGTTTTTCGGGGTTCGCTTTGGCGTACTCGAAGAATTCCTTCGCGGTCTTGAAGGGAGAGTCCTTGCCCACGCAGAACACCGGGTTGTCAACCCCCATGACGATAATGGGAATCATCTTTTGATAAACTTCAGGAGAAAGCTGTCCGTTGAGGCCGCCCACGATCATGCCGGCGGGGGTGTTGGCCAAAAGCGTATAGCCGTCGGGAGCGCTGTTATAGGCTTCCATGGTTCCGATCGTGGCTCCGGCGCCGGGGATGTTTATGATGACGGCAGGCTGACCGAAATCCACGAATTTCAGCAGTGTGCGGATCGTCAGGTCTCCGCTTCCCCCCGCCCCGAAGGGCACGATAACCTTTATCGGCTGCTGGGGGAATTTGTCGTAGTCCGCGGCCTCGGCGGAGAGAACGCTGAGCCCCAGCGCAAAACAAAGAGACAATGCAAAAACGACTTTACAAAATTTCATCTCAATACACCTCACTGTTTGATTCAGACTATCCAAATAGAGAGAACGTCGGCAGATAAACGCTCAATAATTTGGAGAAAGCGAAATCCAGAACAAATGTCACAACCAGCGCCAGGACGAAGTACCTGGCCGTCAGTGCCGCGAGTTTGGGGCGGGGACTCGTACCGGAGTCCAGAGACAGGTAATGGTAATACGTGACCAGAACGGTCAGGAACACCAGAGTACATAAAAAGAATCCCACACTTTTCAGAAGCAGCACATACATCAAAAGAAGGACTATTGTGCAAAAAGTTCCCAAAGTACAGAGCGCCGGACCTGTTCCCTTTGTTTGGGCACGGATGGACCGGATCAGAAGCCCCAGCGAAAGAAGAAAAAGAACGACGGCCCAAAGCCGGGTGTACAAAGTGGCGTCGGCCAGCAGCGGGACCCGGGCGGAACTGCGGAACGTATCGCTGTAATAATAAATCCACAGGCTCAAAGCAAGACAGATCACGCTCCAGAGACCATCTCGCGCATTTTTGGACATTAAAACACCTCCTTTTATCCTGTCTTTTTATCCTATGGTCTTTTCAAGCAGCCGCACCACGTTCATACCCAGGATTTTGCCGATATCTTCATCCGAATATCCCCGGGACACCAGCACCCGGGAAACGTTGGGGATTTCTCCGGGATTTTCCAGGTAATCCACGTATTCTCCCACCAGCTCCTTTTCGGGATGCGCCATCATTTTCGAGATGCAGCGATGCAGGTCGGCGTGATTGCCGAACATGGCGTCGGTTCCCACTGCCACGTGATTGATTCCCATGACCTGTACGCAATGGTCGATTTGATCGGCCACGTCGAAAATAGACTGATAGGGTTTGGAAGAGGTAATATTCGGGACAGACTGAATTCCAATCACCCATCCGGCCTCTGCGATTTTTTTCAGCAGATCGTCGGACTTGGCTTTGGGGTGGCTGCTGAGGGCCGCCGGCAGAGAGTGGCTGATGCAGCATGGCGCGTCGGAAAGCTCCAGACAGTCGAGAATGGCTCTGTCCGAGCTGTGGGCAAAGTCCATCAGCACGCCCAGTCGGTTCAGACGCGTCACGACCTTTTCACCGAAGCGGCTGAGCCCTCCATCCTCCTTTTCGCTGCTTCCGTCGGCGATGGTGTTGCGCTGGTTGTAAGAAAGGCCGAGGCATCGGACCCCGATGCCGTACAACAGGTCCAGGCGGTCGATTTCATTGCCCGTAATCCCCGCGTTTTCCACGTTGGCGAAAATGGCGCAGCGGCCCGTCTCTTTTGCCCTGTAAATATCGGCCACGCAAACGCCGACTATTGCCACGTCGGAGTGGTGGTAAATGTCCGCCTGACGGGTTCCAATATCCCAGACGATGTCGTCGAACTGCCATGCCACAGGGCTGGAACGCCGCCCCGCGCTGCCTCCGTAACCGTTGAAACAGGCGGTCAGTCCGGATTTGGCGATTCCGTCATATCCGTTGGCCACGCGGCCGCTTCGGGCATAGGTCTCGAAATCGCGCAGCATGTTTTTCGCCAGCCGGTGAACATGGTTATGGAGATCGAATACGATGTCGTTTTTGTGGAGACGAGCCGCCCGTTCCTCCTGCTCCGGGGGAAGCTCCAGAACATGGTCCCAGGGGCCTCCGGTGTCGGGCGCCAGCTCCACCGGCAGAACTTTCGGATCTTTCAGATAGGAGTACGCTTCCGTTGACATTTTTACACCACTTTCGTCGCGTCCGGCTCCGGTTCCGGAGCCAGAACATTTTCGGCGGCCTGGGCGAGGATGGATACCCCCACCGGAAGACCGCGTAAATCGACCCTGAACGTCGGAGAATGGGTCGATCCCCATTTCGTCCCGTCGGGTGCTCCCACGCCCAGGCGCATTACGCCGGCCGGGACGCGCTGAGAAAAATAAGCGAAGTCCTCGCCTCCCATCCGCGATTTGGAGAGCCTGATGTTCTTCTGCGGGAGGATGCGTTCTCCCGCTTTTTTCAGAACTTCCTCCGCTTTATCGTCTACGGCGCAGGAGGGAACCCCCACTTTGTAATCCAGTTTGGCCGTCAGGTGAAACAAAGAGGCGATGCCATCGCAGACTTCCTGCATACGCCGGCGTATTTTGTCCTGCACCTCGCCTGCCATCGTACGAACTGTGCCGGACAGAAGGGCTGATCCCGGCAGAATATTGGGCGCCGTGCCGGCGTTGAACGTGCACACCGAAAGGACTGCCGCATCCCGGGCGTCCAAATCCCTGGAAACGATGGTCTGCAGAATGTTGATGAGCTCTGCTCCGGCCACGAGCAAATCCTGAGTCTGAAAAGGCCGGGATCCGTGTCCGCCCTTGCCTCGAAGCTCTATGAAAAAACTGTCCGAACTGGCGTGGCTGTACCCTCTGAACAACGCCATTTCTCCCACGCGGAGCTCAGGATCTCCGTGAGACATCAGGATCATGTCCACATCGGGATTTTTCAACACTCCGGCCTCGACCATTCTTTTCGCCCCGCCCAGGGTTTCCTCCGCCGGCTGAAAGATGAACTTGAGAGTCCCTTTCATGCGCTCCACAAAGCGATTTTCCATCAGGTATTTCATCACGCCCAGCAGAACCGTCGTGTTGAGGTCGTGGCCGCAGGCGTGCATCACATTGGGAATCTCCGACCGATAGGGCACGTCCGCCTCTTCCTGAATGGGCAGCGCGTCCATATCGGCCCGAAGAGCCAGCACGGGGCCGGGCATACGCCCCTCAACGAGCCCCACCGCTCCCGTTTCCATCCCGGGTATTTCCGCTTGCCGGACTCCCAGCTCGGACATGACCGACTTTACAAGAGCTGTGGTGCGAAATTCCTGCATTCCCAGTTCCGGGTGCCTGTGAATGTCTTTATAGGTTTCCTCAAGCCATTGGATAAAATCGGGAGATTTAATTTTTAAAGACAATCCTGAATCCCATTCCTGTTCCAAAATGGGGCTCCCCCTAAAATATAAAAAATTTAGACCGACATTCTAATAATAACGTGTATTTTACA encodes:
- a CDS encoding tripartite tricarboxylate transporter substrate binding protein is translated as MKFCKVVFALSLCFALGLSVLSAEAADYDKFPQQPIKVIVPFGAGGSGDLTIRTLLKFVDFGQPAVIINIPGAGATIGTMEAYNSAPDGYTLLANTPAGMIVGGLNGQLSPEVYQKMIPIIVMGVDNPVFCVGKDSPFKTAKEFFEYAKANPEKLRLASAGMSTMYTSALIIQDIAGIKVNYVSFDSSTKSRAALLGGHVETLLATISENKALIEAGDLIPLFVLSKERSPFLPDVPTMIELGYNATGCLGTRGVWAPAGTPDPIVKKLEAAFLKGLKNPEFKKIYLENMGIEPVEWDSATTRAWVDENAIYYKELLEKYGDGK
- a CDS encoding tripartite tricarboxylate transporter TctB family protein translates to MSKNARDGLWSVICLALSLWIYYYSDTFRSSARVPLLADATLYTRLWAVVLFLLSLGLLIRSIRAQTKGTGPALCTLGTFCTIVLLLMYVLLLKSVGFFLCTLVFLTVLVTYYHYLSLDSGTSPRPKLAALTARYFVLALVVTFVLDFAFSKLLSVYLPTFSLFG
- a CDS encoding dipeptidase, which produces MSTEAYSYLKDPKVLPVELAPDTGGPWDHVLELPPEQEERAARLHKNDIVFDLHNHVHRLAKNMLRDFETYARSGRVANGYDGIAKSGLTACFNGYGGSAGRRSSPVAWQFDDIVWDIGTRQADIYHHSDVAIVGVCVADIYRAKETGRCAIFANVENAGITGNEIDRLDLLYGIGVRCLGLSYNQRNTIADGSSEKEDGGLSRFGEKVVTRLNRLGVLMDFAHSSDRAILDCLELSDAPCCISHSLPAALSSHPKAKSDDLLKKIAEAGWVIGIQSVPNITSSKPYQSIFDVADQIDHCVQVMGINHVAVGTDAMFGNHADLHRCISKMMAHPEKELVGEYVDYLENPGEIPNVSRVLVSRGYSDEDIGKILGMNVVRLLEKTIG
- a CDS encoding amidohydrolase → MEQEWDSGLSLKIKSPDFIQWLEETYKDIHRHPELGMQEFRTTALVKSVMSELGVRQAEIPGMETGAVGLVEGRMPGPVLALRADMDALPIQEEADVPYRSEIPNVMHACGHDLNTTVLLGVMKYLMENRFVERMKGTLKFIFQPAEETLGGAKRMVEAGVLKNPDVDMILMSHGDPELRVGEMALFRGYSHASSDSFFIELRGKGGHGSRPFQTQDLLVAGAELINILQTIVSRDLDARDAAVLSVCTFNAGTAPNILPGSALLSGTVRTMAGEVQDKIRRRMQEVCDGIASLFHLTAKLDYKVGVPSCAVDDKAEEVLKKAGERILPQKNIRLSKSRMGGEDFAYFSQRVPAGVMRLGVGAPDGTKWGSTHSPTFRVDLRGLPVGVSILAQAAENVLAPEPEPDATKVV